The following coding sequences lie in one Bacteroides helcogenes P 36-108 genomic window:
- a CDS encoding TonB family protein codes for MNHKKKGKYAGIIGALLIHVAFITILMLVGFAVPRPPEEDGMPVMLGEVPDALGMADPSLVEVDVAPEEKVPQMEEAGEQNIITQEDEETVVLKPKSDPKKKEVKNPEKTTAEKAAEARKQAEAKAEKERREAEEAARRRVSGAFGKGAQMGSKGNSEGKGIQGAPTGNAATGATSGIGGYGTFNLGGRSIGEGGLPRPVYNVQDEGRVVVTITVNPAGQVIATDINRQMTNTVNPALRKAAEDAAKKAHFNAVSGLNNQTGTITYYFNLK; via the coding sequence ATGAACCATAAAAAAAAAGGAAAATATGCCGGAATTATAGGCGCTCTGTTGATACATGTCGCCTTTATTACCATTCTGATGCTGGTGGGATTTGCAGTGCCTCGTCCTCCGGAAGAAGATGGTATGCCTGTGATGTTGGGAGAAGTACCTGATGCATTGGGCATGGCAGATCCCTCTTTGGTAGAAGTGGATGTCGCTCCTGAAGAGAAGGTTCCACAGATGGAGGAAGCCGGAGAGCAAAATATTATAACTCAAGAAGATGAAGAAACAGTTGTCTTGAAACCTAAGTCTGACCCTAAGAAAAAAGAAGTAAAGAATCCTGAAAAAACAACTGCCGAAAAAGCAGCGGAAGCTCGTAAACAAGCTGAAGCGAAAGCTGAGAAAGAGCGCAGAGAAGCCGAAGAGGCGGCACGTAGGCGGGTTTCCGGTGCTTTTGGTAAGGGGGCGCAGATGGGAAGCAAAGGAAATTCGGAAGGCAAAGGAATTCAAGGCGCTCCTACGGGAAATGCTGCGACGGGAGCAACATCGGGTATCGGAGGTTATGGAACCTTCAATCTTGGTGGTCGCTCCATAGGAGAAGGGGGGCTTCCACGACCGGTGTATAATGTGCAGGACGAAGGCAGAGTGGTGGTTACAATAACCGTAAATCCCGCAGGACAAGTGATTGCAACTGATATCAATCGTCAAATGACAAATACCGTAAATCCGGCTTTGCGCAAAGCAGCGGAGGATGCGGCCAAAAAAGCGCATTTCAATGCAGTAAGCGGTTTGAATAATCAGACAGGAACAATAACGTATTATTTTAATTTAAAATAA
- a CDS encoding DUF1599 domain-containing protein gives MKDTKQQFEHVIAICRDLFSKKLHDYGPAWRILRPASVTDQIFIKANRIRSIETKGITLVDEGIRSEFIAIVNYGIIGLIQLELGYAESADITNEEAMAFYDKYASASLELMLAKNHDYDEAWRCMRISSYTDLVLMKIYRTKQIESLSGKTLVSEGIDANYMDMINYSVFGLIKIEFGN, from the coding sequence ATGAAAGATACCAAGCAACAATTTGAACATGTCATTGCCATTTGCCGTGACTTGTTCTCCAAGAAACTTCATGATTACGGTCCGGCGTGGCGTATTCTTCGCCCGGCTTCCGTGACAGATCAGATATTCATAAAAGCCAATCGGATCAGGAGCATTGAAACAAAAGGAATAACTTTGGTGGATGAAGGCATTCGTTCCGAATTTATTGCTATTGTTAACTATGGAATCATCGGATTGATACAGTTGGAATTGGGCTATGCCGAATCTGCTGATATTACGAACGAAGAGGCTATGGCCTTTTATGATAAATATGCCAGTGCTTCTTTGGAGTTGATGCTTGCAAAGAATCACGACTATGATGAGGCTTGGCGTTGCATGCGTATCAGTTCATATACCGATTTGGTTTTGATGAAAATTTACAGAACTAAGCAGATTGAAAGTCTGTCGGGAAAGACTTTGGTTTCAGAGGGTATTGATGCTAATTATATGGATATGATTAATTATTCCGTATTTGGTTTGATAAAGATAGAGTTTGGAAACTGA
- a CDS encoding SPOR domain-containing protein — translation MKKLGLLLVACFAFATLSVGQNSMVKNLERNVPGQGKVTIHQDARIAALIGTEAHVGTDEEKVIKSSGYRIQVYAGNNTRQAKNEAYSVASRIKERFPELTVYTSFNPPRWLCRAGDFRSIEEADAMMRQLRATGVFREVSIVKDQINIPL, via the coding sequence ATGAAGAAACTTGGTTTACTTTTGGTTGCATGTTTTGCTTTTGCAACTCTTTCTGTAGGTCAGAATAGCATGGTGAAGAACCTGGAACGTAATGTTCCGGGACAAGGCAAGGTAACTATCCATCAGGATGCCCGTATTGCGGCATTGATAGGCACTGAGGCTCATGTTGGTACTGATGAAGAGAAAGTGATTAAAAGTTCGGGATATCGCATACAGGTTTATGCCGGTAATAATACTCGTCAGGCCAAGAATGAAGCCTATTCGGTGGCTTCACGTATAAAGGAGCGTTTTCCTGAGCTTACCGTCTATACTTCATTCAATCCTCCTCGTTGGCTATGCCGGGCCGGAGATTTCCGTAGCATTGAAGAAGCGGATGCTATGATGCGTCAGTTGCGTGCTACCGGAGTGTTTAGGGAGGTTTCCATAGTAAAGGATCAGATAAATATCCCCTTATAG
- a CDS encoding BT_3928 family protein, with the protein METEKKHIIAKVWVNVCRFLLGLVFIFSGFVKAVDPLGFFYKIQDYLAAFGMESWFPVYLPLLFGIVLSAVEFSVGIFMFLGIRKNTASTLALLIMGAMTPLTFYLALADPVSDCGCFGDAWILTNWQTFGKNIVLLIAAISIFRWKDLTVRFITAKMEWMVSMYTFLFIFVLSFYCLGNLPILDFRPYKIGVNIKAGMEIPEGANPGVFESRFVLEKDGKRQEFALEDYPDSTWKFIETHTVLKEKGYEPPIHDFSMMNLETGEDITDSVLSDKGYAFLLVAHRIEDADDSNIDLINEIYDYSLEHGYAFYALTSSPEDEIELWRDKTGAEYPFCQMDDITLKTIIRSNPGLLLIKDGTILNKWSDNRLPDEYVLTDSLDKLEVGKQKQESDWHTMGCVLLWFIIPLMLVIGVDILVVKRKYINPFNNKTK; encoded by the coding sequence TTGGAAACTGAGAAAAAACATATCATAGCGAAAGTTTGGGTAAATGTCTGCCGCTTTTTACTGGGATTAGTCTTTATATTCTCTGGATTTGTAAAAGCTGTTGACCCATTAGGATTTTTCTACAAAATTCAGGATTACCTGGCCGCTTTCGGTATGGAATCTTGGTTTCCCGTTTATTTGCCTTTGCTCTTTGGCATTGTCTTATCGGCAGTGGAATTCAGTGTAGGCATCTTTATGTTTTTAGGCATACGTAAGAATACAGCATCGACACTGGCTTTACTGATTATGGGAGCAATGACTCCATTGACTTTTTATCTGGCTCTGGCAGATCCGGTATCTGATTGCGGATGTTTTGGAGATGCGTGGATTTTGACTAATTGGCAGACGTTTGGTAAAAATATTGTCTTGCTGATAGCTGCTATATCAATCTTTAGGTGGAAAGATTTGACGGTTCGTTTCATTACGGCTAAGATGGAGTGGATGGTTTCCATGTACACGTTCCTGTTTATCTTTGTACTTTCATTTTATTGTTTGGGTAATCTGCCTATATTGGATTTTCGTCCTTACAAGATTGGGGTAAATATTAAAGCCGGTATGGAAATCCCTGAAGGTGCAAATCCCGGAGTATTTGAAAGTCGGTTTGTCCTGGAAAAAGACGGCAAGCGTCAGGAGTTTGCGTTGGAGGATTATCCGGACAGTACGTGGAAATTTATCGAAACGCATACAGTGTTGAAGGAAAAAGGTTACGAACCTCCTATCCATGATTTTTCTATGATGAATCTGGAAACGGGAGAAGATATAACAGACAGTGTATTGTCAGATAAGGGATATGCGTTTTTATTGGTTGCCCATCGTATAGAGGATGCGGATGATAGTAATATTGACCTTATCAACGAGATTTATGATTATAGCTTGGAGCATGGTTACGCTTTTTATGCTTTGACTTCTTCTCCGGAAGATGAGATTGAATTGTGGCGTGACAAAACAGGGGCAGAATATCCTTTCTGTCAAATGGATGATATTACCTTGAAGACAATTATTCGTTCCAATCCCGGTCTGTTATTGATAAAAGACGGAACTATTTTGAATAAATGGAGCGATAATCGCCTACCGGATGAATATGTGCTGACGGACAGTCTGGATAAGCTGGAAGTAGGCAAGCAGAAGCAGGAGAGCGATTGGCATACTATGGGGTGTGTCTTGCTTTGGTTTATTATCCCTTTGATGTTGGTTATCGGAGTGGATATTTTAGTCGTGAAACGTAAATATATTAACCCTTTTAATAATAAAACAAAATGA
- a CDS encoding M23 family metallopeptidase → MNFNWIKTALLASTAMVSLNSFSQDLIARQAPIDRKLKSVDSLALQKQIRAEQVLYPGLDLYPNWNNEFVQAYGDAIVPENHTFDLTGFCMPTTNDRITDVFGYRPRRRRMHYGLDIKVYVGDTIRAAFDGRVRIVKNQGRRGYGKYVVIRHDNGLETVYGHLSKQLVDINQTVKAGEPIALGGNTGRSTGSHLHFETRFLGIPIDPALMFDFEKQDIVADSYTFHKTKGTTGNTARQMAVGEGLFYKVKKGDTLERIARRQGTTIAKLCKLNRITSRTTLRPGQVLRCS, encoded by the coding sequence ATGAATTTTAATTGGATTAAAACAGCTTTATTAGCTTCGACGGCAATGGTCAGCTTGAATTCTTTCTCGCAAGATCTGATTGCCCGCCAAGCTCCTATCGACAGAAAACTTAAGAGTGTGGATTCATTGGCTTTGCAGAAGCAAATACGTGCGGAACAAGTTTTATATCCTGGCTTGGATTTGTATCCGAATTGGAATAATGAATTTGTACAAGCGTATGGAGATGCCATTGTGCCGGAAAATCATACCTTTGATTTGACAGGTTTTTGTATGCCGACTACCAATGATCGTATTACAGATGTGTTTGGCTATCGTCCCAGGAGGCGGAGAATGCATTATGGATTGGATATCAAAGTTTATGTGGGCGATACGATACGGGCTGCTTTTGACGGGAGAGTGCGTATTGTAAAGAATCAAGGGCGTCGCGGATATGGAAAGTATGTCGTCATTCGTCATGATAATGGATTGGAAACAGTATATGGGCACTTGTCCAAGCAATTGGTTGATATTAATCAGACTGTGAAGGCCGGAGAACCTATCGCATTGGGTGGTAATACCGGACGTTCTACCGGGTCGCATCTTCATTTTGAAACTCGTTTTTTGGGAATTCCTATTGATCCTGCACTCATGTTTGATTTTGAAAAGCAGGATATTGTTGCCGACTCTTACACTTTCCATAAGACAAAAGGGACTACGGGCAATACAGCAAGACAGATGGCTGTCGGTGAAGGTCTGTTCTATAAAGTGAAGAAAGGTGATACATTGGAAAGAATAGCCCGTCGTCAGGGAACAACAATAGCCAAACTGTGCAAACTAAACCGAATTACAAGTAGAACTACTTTGCGGCCGGGACAAGTATTGCGCTGTTCATAG
- a CDS encoding 2-C-methyl-D-erythritol 4-phosphate cytidylyltransferase, translating into MKYALIVAGGKGLRMGADIPKQFLPVGGKPVLMHTLEAFHAYDPDMQIILVLPRSQQNYWKQLCREYHFSLSHIIADGGETRFHSVKNGLALVKTSGFVGVHDGVRPFVSQEVISRCYDLVVEKKAVIPVTDVVETVRHLERGRSITVSRDDYKLVQTPQVFDADLLKEAYRQPYASCFTDDASVVEAFGVPVFLTNGNRENIKITTSFDLKIAAVLIDSCSI; encoded by the coding sequence ATGAAGTATGCTCTGATTGTTGCAGGAGGTAAGGGCTTACGTATGGGGGCGGATATTCCCAAACAGTTTCTTCCCGTTGGAGGAAAGCCTGTGTTGATGCATACATTGGAAGCTTTCCATGCTTATGATCCGGATATGCAAATAATATTGGTACTTCCACGCAGTCAACAAAATTATTGGAAACAACTGTGTAGGGAGTATCATTTTTCGTTATCCCATATCATTGCAGACGGTGGTGAAACCCGTTTCCACTCAGTGAAGAATGGTTTGGCTTTGGTGAAGACTTCCGGTTTTGTGGGGGTGCACGATGGTGTTCGTCCATTTGTGTCACAAGAGGTGATTTCTCGTTGCTATGATTTGGTTGTGGAAAAGAAGGCGGTTATCCCCGTGACAGATGTTGTGGAAACTGTACGTCATTTGGAGAGAGGACGGAGTATTACTGTCAGCCGTGATGATTATAAACTGGTTCAGACACCACAGGTTTTTGATGCAGATCTTTTGAAAGAAGCTTATAGGCAACCTTATGCATCTTGCTTTACAGATGATGCTTCCGTTGTAGAAGCTTTTGGCGTACCTGTTTTCCTCACAAATGGAAATAGGGAGAATATAAAAATAACCACTTCTTTTGATTTAAAAATAGCTGCTGTCCTCATAGATTCATGTTCGATTTAG
- the recG gene encoding ATP-dependent DNA helicase RecG: MFDLVTRDIKYLSGVGPQRASVLNKELGIYSLHDLLYYFPYKYVDRSRIYHIQEIDGTMPYIQLKGEILHFETVGEGRQRRLIAHFSDGTGMVDLVWFQGIKYLLGQYKVHQDYVVFGKPTAFNGRINIAHPDIDPVSELKLSTMGMQPYYNTTAKMKRSSLNSHAIEKMMSTVIQQLREPIPETLSPAILNEHHLMSLTDALTNIHFPVNSELLRKAQYRLKFEELFYVQLNILRYAKDRQRKYRGYIFEKVGEIFNSFYSRNLPFELTNAQKRVLKEIRRDVGSGKQMNRLLQGDVGSGKTLVALMSMLIALDNGFQACMMAPTEILANQHYETICELLYDMDVRVELLTGSVKGKRRETILADLLTGDVHILIGTHAVIEDKVNFASLGLVVIDEQHRFGVAQRARLWTKSIQPPHVLVMTATPIPRTLAMTLYGDLDVSVIDELPPGRKPIATIHQFDNRKESLYRSVRKQIAEGRQVYIVYPLIKESEKIDLKNLEEGYLHICEEFPDCKVCKVHGKMKPAEKDAQMQLFVSGEAQIMVATTVIEVGVNVPNASVMIIENAERFGLSQLHQLRGRVGRGADQSYCILVTGYKLAEDTRKRLEIMVRTNDGFEIAEADLKLRGPGDLEGTQQSGIAFDLKIADIARDGQLLQYVREIAQKVIDADPTGALPENEILWRQLKTLRKTNVNWAAIS; encoded by the coding sequence ATGTTCGATTTAGTTACTCGTGACATAAAATATTTGTCGGGTGTCGGACCGCAACGCGCTTCGGTGCTTAATAAGGAATTGGGCATTTATTCCCTTCACGACTTGCTGTATTATTTCCCTTATAAGTATGTGGACCGTAGCCGTATCTACCATATTCAGGAAATTGACGGCACTATGCCTTATATTCAATTGAAAGGCGAGATTTTGCATTTTGAAACTGTTGGTGAAGGACGCCAACGCAGACTGATAGCTCATTTCTCGGATGGTACAGGAATGGTGGATTTAGTTTGGTTTCAAGGCATTAAATACCTGTTGGGACAATATAAAGTGCATCAGGATTATGTTGTTTTTGGCAAACCAACAGCTTTCAACGGACGAATAAACATAGCTCATCCTGATATAGATCCGGTTTCGGAATTAAAATTATCTACTATGGGGATGCAGCCCTACTACAATACAACGGCTAAAATGAAGCGGAGTTCGCTGAACTCGCATGCCATTGAGAAAATGATGAGCACGGTAATCCAACAATTGCGTGAACCTATACCCGAAACTCTTTCTCCCGCCATTCTGAATGAGCATCATTTGATGTCTTTGACCGATGCTCTGACAAACATTCATTTTCCCGTTAATTCGGAATTGTTGCGTAAGGCACAGTATCGGTTGAAGTTTGAAGAACTTTTTTATGTACAATTGAATATCTTACGTTATGCAAAAGATCGTCAACGTAAATATCGTGGTTATATTTTTGAAAAAGTAGGTGAGATATTCAATTCTTTCTACTCTCGCAATCTTCCTTTTGAGTTGACGAATGCACAGAAACGTGTATTGAAAGAAATCCGGCGCGATGTGGGCTCCGGAAAACAGATGAATCGTTTATTGCAAGGCGATGTCGGTAGCGGAAAGACTTTGGTGGCTCTGATGAGTATGTTGATAGCTCTTGACAACGGTTTCCAGGCATGTATGATGGCTCCTACTGAAATATTGGCAAATCAGCATTATGAGACTATTTGTGAATTGCTGTATGATATGGATGTACGTGTGGAACTTTTGACCGGTTCCGTTAAAGGTAAACGCCGTGAGACGATTCTTGCCGATCTGCTTACAGGAGATGTGCATATTCTGATAGGTACTCATGCCGTGATAGAAGATAAGGTGAATTTTGCCTCATTGGGATTGGTTGTAATTGATGAACAGCATCGTTTCGGAGTGGCACAGCGTGCCCGTTTGTGGACGAAAAGCATACAGCCTCCGCATGTGCTTGTAATGACTGCTACTCCTATACCACGTACTTTGGCCATGACTTTGTATGGTGATCTTGACGTGTCTGTCATTGATGAGCTTCCTCCGGGACGTAAGCCTATTGCTACCATCCATCAGTTTGATAATCGTAAAGAGAGCTTGTACCGATCGGTACGCAAGCAGATTGCAGAAGGACGCCAGGTTTATATAGTTTATCCTTTGATAAAAGAGAGTGAAAAGATTGACCTGAAAAATCTGGAAGAAGGCTATCTGCATATTTGTGAAGAATTTCCCGATTGTAAGGTGTGTAAAGTTCATGGTAAAATGAAACCTGCCGAGAAAGATGCGCAAATGCAGTTGTTTGTTTCAGGTGAGGCGCAAATAATGGTGGCTACTACCGTCATTGAAGTAGGAGTGAATGTTCCTAATGCTTCAGTAATGATTATAGAAAATGCAGAACGTTTTGGTTTGTCGCAACTACACCAGCTTCGCGGCAGAGTAGGGCGTGGTGCAGATCAGTCTTATTGTATCTTGGTGACAGGGTACAAATTGGCGGAAGATACGCGGAAACGTTTGGAAATTATGGTACGGACAAATGATGGCTTCGAAATAGCAGAGGCCGATCTGAAATTGCGCGGTCCCGGAGATTTGGAGGGAACGCAGCAAAGTGGCATTGCTTTTGATCTGAAGATTGCTGACATAGCTCGCGACGGACAACTGCTGCAATATGTCCGTGAAATTGCTCAAAAGGTTATAGATGCAGATCCCACCGGTGCTCTTCCCGAAAATGAGATACTGTGGAGGCAATTGAAAACTCTGAGAAAAACGAACGTTAATTGGGCTGCTATAAGTTGA
- a CDS encoding DJ-1 family glyoxalase III, producing MGTVYVFFADGFEEIEAFTSVDVMRRAGLNVEMVTVTPDEIVTGAHDIPVLCDKNIVNCDFFDADMILLPGGMPGAATLEKCDDLRKLILRFAGENKPIAAICAAPMVLGKLGLLKGKKATCYPGFEQYLEGAECTGALVEKDGNIITGRGPGAAMEFALAVVGLLLGKEKVKELKEAMCVC from the coding sequence ATGGGTACAGTTTATGTTTTTTTTGCTGACGGATTTGAAGAAATTGAAGCTTTCACTTCTGTTGACGTAATGAGACGTGCGGGCTTGAATGTTGAAATGGTGACAGTAACTCCTGACGAAATTGTGACAGGCGCTCATGACATACCAGTCTTGTGCGATAAGAATATAGTGAACTGTGATTTTTTTGATGCAGATATGATTTTGCTTCCGGGTGGTATGCCAGGTGCTGCTACATTGGAAAAGTGTGATGATTTACGTAAATTAATATTGCGCTTTGCTGGAGAAAACAAACCGATTGCTGCTATTTGTGCTGCTCCCATGGTGCTGGGTAAGCTTGGCTTGCTGAAGGGAAAGAAGGCTACTTGTTACCCTGGTTTTGAACAATACTTAGAAGGTGCTGAATGTACAGGTGCTCTGGTTGAGAAAGACGGCAATATTATTACTGGCAGAGGTCCGGGTGCTGCTATGGAATTTGCTTTGGCTGTTGTCGGACTTTTGCTGGGTAAGGAAAAAGTAAAGGAATTGAAAGAAGCGATGTGCGTTTGCTGA
- the folE gene encoding GTP cyclohydrolase I FolE produces the protein MLGKEEIVSPSLDELKEHYHRILTLLGEDPSREGLLKTPERVAKAMLSLTKGYFMDPHEVLRSAKFQEEYSQMVIVKDIDFFSLCEHHMLPFYGKAHVAYIPNGYITGLSKIARVVDIFSHRLQVQERMTLQIKDCIQETLNPLGVMVVVEAKHMCMQMRGVEKQNSVTTTSDFTGAFNQAKTREEFMNLIRHNS, from the coding sequence ATGTTAGGAAAAGAAGAAATAGTATCTCCTTCATTGGATGAACTGAAAGAGCATTATCATCGTATTCTTACTTTATTGGGTGAAGATCCCAGCCGTGAAGGCTTGTTGAAAACTCCGGAACGAGTGGCAAAGGCCATGTTGTCATTGACAAAAGGTTATTTTATGGACCCGCATGAGGTGCTTCGTTCCGCTAAGTTCCAGGAAGAGTACAGTCAGATGGTAATTGTGAAAGACATTGATTTCTTCTCACTCTGTGAGCATCACATGCTTCCGTTTTACGGCAAAGCTCATGTAGCCTATATTCCCAACGGCTATATTACGGGATTAAGCAAGATAGCCCGTGTAGTGGATATTTTTTCCCATCGCCTTCAGGTACAAGAGCGCATGACGTTGCAAATCAAAGATTGCATTCAGGAAACTTTGAACCCATTGGGCGTCATGGTGGTGGTGGAGGCCAAGCATATGTGCATGCAGATGCGTGGTGTAGAGAAACAAAATTCCGTGACTACTACATCCGATTTTACCGGAGCTTTCAATCAGGCAAAAACCCGTGAAGAATTTATGAATCTGATTCGGCATAATTCATAA
- the dnaG gene encoding DNA primase, protein MIDQATIDRILDAAQITDVVSDFVTLRKRGVNYVGLCPFHDDKTPSFYVSPAKGLCKCFACGKGGNAVHFIMEHEQMSYPEALKYLAKKYGIEIKERELSNEEKIIQSERESLFIVNQFARDYFQNILHNHVDGRSIGMAYFRNRGFRDDIIEKFQLGYCTESHDALAQEALKKGYKQEYLIKTGLCYETDDHRVRDRFWGRVIFPVHTLSGKVVAFGGRVLASATKGIKVKYVNSPESEIYHKSNELYGIYFAKQAIVKQDRCFLVEGYTDVISMHQSGVENVVASSGTALTSGQIRMIHRFTNNMTILYDGDDAGIHASLRGIDMLLEEGMNIKVCLLPDGDDPDSFARKHNATEFQTFIKDNETDFIRFKTNLLLKEADKDPIKRAELIGNLVQSISVIPEAIVRDVYIKECAQLLHVEDKLLVSEVAKRREKQTEQQVERAERERRSANAAKENTEYPNNYPPETFPPEAPTPLPSAAEEYTSFIPQEGKEGQEFYKYERLILQMVVRYGEKIMCNITNEAGKEVPITVTEYIVNDLKEDELAFHNPLHRRILAEAAEHIHNEGFISERYFLAHPDATISKLSVELISNRYQLSKYHSKSQKIVTDEERLYELVPTLMINFKYAIVSEELKHIMSALQDPAVINDETRCNNIMKRYNELREIKSIMAKHLGDRVVISF, encoded by the coding sequence ATGATAGATCAAGCCACAATAGACCGGATACTCGATGCCGCACAAATCACCGATGTCGTATCGGACTTTGTCACCTTGCGCAAGCGCGGTGTAAACTATGTAGGTTTGTGCCCTTTCCATGATGACAAAACCCCCTCTTTCTATGTGTCGCCAGCCAAAGGACTGTGCAAATGCTTTGCCTGCGGCAAAGGAGGAAATGCCGTGCACTTCATCATGGAGCATGAGCAGATGTCTTATCCCGAAGCATTGAAGTATCTTGCCAAGAAATATGGCATAGAAATCAAAGAACGGGAACTGTCCAACGAAGAGAAAATAATTCAGAGTGAACGGGAAAGTCTGTTCATAGTCAACCAGTTTGCCCGCGACTATTTCCAGAACATTCTTCACAACCATGTGGACGGGCGCAGCATCGGCATGGCTTATTTCCGTAATCGGGGGTTCAGAGATGACATCATTGAAAAGTTCCAGTTGGGATATTGTACGGAAAGCCACGACGCTCTGGCACAAGAAGCCCTGAAAAAAGGTTATAAGCAGGAATATCTCATAAAGACCGGCCTTTGCTACGAAACCGACGATCACCGCGTGCGCGACCGTTTTTGGGGGCGAGTCATCTTTCCGGTACATACGCTTTCAGGCAAAGTAGTGGCTTTTGGCGGACGCGTACTTGCCAGCGCCACCAAAGGGATTAAAGTAAAGTATGTCAACTCTCCTGAATCGGAAATCTATCACAAGAGCAATGAGCTATACGGCATCTACTTTGCCAAGCAAGCCATTGTGAAACAAGACCGCTGCTTCTTGGTGGAGGGTTATACTGACGTTATCTCCATGCACCAGTCTGGTGTAGAAAATGTGGTAGCCTCATCAGGAACCGCACTGACTTCCGGCCAGATCCGCATGATTCACCGCTTTACCAATAACATGACCATCCTTTATGACGGCGACGATGCCGGCATACATGCTTCCCTGCGGGGCATAGACATGTTATTGGAAGAAGGAATGAACATCAAGGTCTGTCTCCTGCCCGACGGAGACGATCCGGACTCCTTTGCCCGCAAGCATAACGCTACGGAATTCCAAACCTTCATCAAGGATAATGAAACGGATTTTATCCGCTTTAAAACCAACCTGTTATTGAAGGAAGCAGACAAAGATCCTATTAAACGAGCCGAGTTGATAGGCAATCTTGTACAAAGTATTTCTGTCATTCCCGAAGCCATTGTACGCGATGTATATATCAAGGAGTGCGCGCAACTGCTACACGTAGAAGACAAGCTGTTGGTAAGCGAGGTAGCCAAACGCCGGGAAAAGCAGACAGAACAACAAGTGGAGCGTGCTGAAAGGGAGCGTCGCTCCGCCAATGCCGCAAAAGAAAATACAGAATATCCCAACAACTATCCGCCCGAAACATTTCCACCCGAAGCACCCACTCCCCTTCCATCGGCAGCAGAAGAATATACCTCTTTCATACCACAAGAGGGCAAAGAAGGGCAAGAGTTTTACAAATATGAACGTCTGATTCTGCAAATGGTAGTTCGCTACGGAGAAAAGATCATGTGCAACATCACTAATGAAGCTGGTAAAGAAGTTCCCATTACCGTAACCGAATACATCGTGAATGATCTGAAAGAAGATGAACTCGCATTCCACAACCCGCTACACCGTCGGATATTGGCGGAAGCGGCCGAACATATACATAATGAAGGATTTATTTCCGAACGCTACTTTCTTGCCCATCCGGACGCTACCATCAGCAAGTTGAGTGTAGAACTCATCAGCAATCGTTATCAGCTCAGCAAATACCACTCCAAAAGCCAAAAGATTGTGACAGATGAAGAACGACTTTATGAACTGGTTCCCACATTGATGATAAACTTTAAATATGCCATTGTCAGCGAGGAATTAAAACATATCATGTCAGCCTTACAAGACCCGGCTGTCATCAACGATGAAACCAGATGTAACAACATCATGAAACGCTATAATGAGCTTCGCGAAATAAAGAGCATTATGGCAAAGCATTTGGGAGACAGAGTTGTAATAAGTTTTTAG
- the tpiA gene encoding triose-phosphate isomerase encodes MRKNIVAGNWKMNKTLQEGIALAKELNEALADGKPNCDVIICTPFIHLASVTPLVDAAKIGVGAENCADKVSGAYTGEVSAAMVASTGAQYVILGHSERRAYYGETVAILEEKVKLALENNLTPIFCIGEVLEEREANKQNEVVAAQLASVFSLSAEDFSKIILAYEPVWAIGTGKTATAAQAQEIHAFIRSTVAEKYGKEIADNCSILYGGSCKASNAKELFANPDVDGGLIGGAALKVADFKGIIDAFN; translated from the coding sequence ATGAGAAAAAACATTGTTGCAGGAAACTGGAAAATGAACAAAACCCTTCAGGAGGGTATTGCTCTTGCAAAAGAACTGAATGAAGCACTGGCTGATGGAAAGCCTAATTGTGATGTAATCATCTGTACGCCATTTATTCATCTGGCATCTGTTACTCCGTTGGTTGATGCTGCCAAGATCGGTGTAGGTGCAGAGAACTGCGCAGATAAAGTATCTGGTGCTTATACCGGTGAAGTATCTGCCGCTATGGTTGCTTCTACAGGAGCTCAGTACGTAATCTTAGGTCACTCGGAACGTCGTGCTTACTATGGTGAAACAGTAGCTATCTTGGAAGAAAAAGTAAAATTGGCTTTGGAAAACAATCTGACTCCGATTTTCTGTATTGGCGAAGTTTTGGAAGAACGTGAAGCAAATAAGCAGAATGAGGTAGTTGCAGCTCAGCTTGCATCTGTATTCTCTTTGTCTGCCGAAGATTTCTCCAAGATTATCCTGGCATATGAGCCGGTTTGGGCTATTGGTACTGGCAAGACTGCCACTGCTGCCCAGGCTCAGGAAATCCATGCTTTTATCCGTTCAACAGTAGCAGAGAAATATGGTAAGGAAATAGCAGACAATTGTTCTATCCTTTATGGCGGTAGCTGTAAGGCTTCTAATGCTAAGGAATTGTTTGCAAATCCGGATGTTGACGGTGGCTTGATTGGTGGTGCTGCTTTGAAGGTTGCTGACTTCAAGGGGATCATTGACGCTTTCAATTAA